A window of the Hippoglossus stenolepis isolate QCI-W04-F060 chromosome 8, HSTE1.2, whole genome shotgun sequence genome harbors these coding sequences:
- the rab42b gene encoding ras-related protein Rab-42b, with protein sequence MDLTLWQYQFRIIMLGDSTVGKSSLLKRYTENMFLESINQTVGVDFYVHFLEVELGVRVKLQFWDTAGQERFRSVTRSYYRNSVGGLLVFDITNRASFDRIKDWHTEVCERVQPHKVLFVLVGQKSDRDAAGERAVSREEAEKLAGQLGMPYLEASAKTGHNVKESFELLARRVYQGLLSGEVELQEGWDGVKCAAPQALQLQRASQATASKASNSNKKCCG encoded by the exons ATGGACCTCACTCTGTGGCAGTACCAGTTCCGGATCATCATGCTGGGGGACTCCACGGTGGGCAAGTCCTCCCTCTTGAAGCGCTACACCGAGAACATGTTCCTGGAGTCCATAAACCAGACGGTGGGTGTGGACTTTTATGTTCACTTCCTGGAGGTGGAGCTCGGGGTGCGTGTCAAGCTGCAGTTCTGggacacagcaggacaggaGAGGTTCAG gtCAGTGACCCGTTCTTACTACCGCAACTCAGTCGGAGGCCTGCTGGTGTTCGACATTACCAACCGCGCCTCCTTTGACCGTATCAAGGATTGGCACACCGAGGTGTGCGAACGAGTGCAGCCGCACAAGGTTCTGTTTGTCCTGGTGGGACAAAAGAGCGACCGGGACGCTGCGGGAGAGAGGGCGGTGAGTCGAGAAGAGGCCGAGAAACTGGCCGGGCAGCTGGGGATGCCGTACCTAGAGGCCTCCGCCAAGACGGGCCACAATGTGAAGGAGTCTTTCGAACTCCTGGCTCGTCGGGTCTACCAGGGTCTTTTGAGCGGGGAGGTCGAGCTTCAGGAGGGCTGGGACGGAGTCAAGTGTGCTGCCCCGCAGGCGCTGCAGCTGCAAAGAGCCAGTCAGGCTACGGCCAGCAAAGCCTCCAACAGCAACAAGAAGTGCTGTGGTTGA
- the taf12 gene encoding transcription initiation factor TFIID subunit 12, whose translation MANSTTAAVKVLGAPGPAGRTSPEGSQVLSKKKLQDLVREIDPNEQLDEDVEEMLLQIADDFIESVVTAACQLARHRKSNTLEVKDVQLHLERQWNMWIPGYGSDEIRPFKKACTTEAHKQRMALIRKTTKK comes from the exons ATGGCTAACAGCACCACAGCGGCTGTTAAGGTCCTGGGGGCCCCTGGTCCTGCTGGCAGAACTAGTCCAGAAGGATCTCAG GTTCTTAGTAAGAAGAAGCTCCAGGACCTGGTGAGAGAGATTGACCCAAATGAGCAGCTGGATGAAGATGTTGAGGAG ATGCTGCTACAAATTGCAGACGACTTTATAGAGAGTGTAGTGACAGCAGCCTGTCAACTGGCTCGCCATCGCAAGTCCAACACCTTGGAGGTGAAGGATGTTCAGTTACATCTTG AACGCCAGTGGAATATGTGGATTCCTGGTTATGGCTCAGATGAAATCCGGCCGTTCAAGAAGGCCTGCACCACAGAGGCTCACAAACAG agaaTGGCGCTGATCCGTAAGACAACCAAAAAATAA
- the LOC118113817 gene encoding CTP synthase 1, translating into MKYILVTGGVISGIGKGIIASSVGTILKSCGLHVTAIKIDPYINIDAGTFSPYEHGEVFVLDDGGEVDLDLGNYERFLDIRLTRDNNLTTGKIYQSVINKERRGDYLGKTVQVVPHITDAIQEWVMKQARISVDEDGVEPQVCVIELGGTVGDIESMPFIEAFRQFQFKVKRENFCNIHVSLVPQPSTTGEQKSKPTQNSVRELRGLGLSPDLIMCRCTSPLQNAVKEKISMFCHVEPTQVVCVQDVSSVYRVPLLLEEQGVVSYFCQRLNLPVEIMRPRKMLTKWKEMADRSDRLLEHVSIALVGKYTKLSDSYTSVIKALEHSALAINHKLEVKYIDSADLETTTLQDEPVKYHEAWQKLCSSDGVLVPGGFGVRGTEGKMLAISWARKQNKPFLGVCLGMQLAVCEFARNVLGWEDANSTEFNPDSKYPVVIDMPEHNPGQMGGTMRLGKRRTIFKSNTSVLKKLYGGFDYVEERHRHRFEVNPELKQHFEKKGFIFVGQDVEGERMEVIELEGHCYFVGVQYHPEFTSRPIKPSPPYFGLLLAAAGKLQGYMAKGCRLSPRDTYSDRSGSSSPEVEMSELRFPSL; encoded by the exons ATGAAGTACATCCTCGTGACGGGAGGCGTCATATCGGGTATCGGGAAGGGCATCATCGCCAGCAGCGTGGGAACAATCCTCAAGTCCTGCGGCCTCCACGTGACAGCCATCAAAATCGACCCCTACATCAACATCGATGCTGGCACCTTTTCACCATATGAACACG GTGAAGTATTTGTTCTTGACGATGGCGGGGAGGTGGATCTGGACTTGGGGAATTATGAGCGTTTCCTGGACATTCGTCTCACCAGAGACAACAACCTCACCACCGGAAAGATCTACCAGTCGGTGATCaacaaggagaggaggggagactACCTCGGCAAGACTGTACAAG TGGTACCCCACATCACAGATGCCATCCAGGAGTGGGTAATGAAGCAGGCCAGGATCTCAGTAGATGAGGACGGTGTGGAGCCACAAGTTTGTGTCATAGAA CTGGGAGGCACAGTGGGGGACATCGAGAGCATGCCCTTCATCGAGGCCTTCAGACAGTTCCAGTTCAAGGTGAAGAGGGAAAACTTCTGCAACATCCACGTCAGCTTGGTACCACAG CCCAGCACCACAGGAGAACAGAAATCCAAACCAACCCAGAACAGTGTCCGAGAGCTCAGAGGGCTCGGCCTGTCTCCAGACTTG ATCATGTGCCGCTGTACATCACCCCTACAAAATGCCGTGAAGGAGAAGATCTCCATGTTCTGTCATGTAGAGCCCACACAG GTGGTCTGTGTCCAGGATGTGTCCTCGGTCTACAGAGtgcctctgctgctggaggaacaGGGCGTCGTCAGCTACTTCTGTCAGCGGCTGAACCTGCCTGTGGAGATAATGAGGCCCAGAAAGATGCTCACAAAGTGGAAGGAGATGGCCGACAG ATCTGACCGTCTCCTGGAGCATGTCTCCATCGCCCTTGTGGGCAAGTACACAAAGTTATCGGACTCCTACACTTCAGTTATTAAGGCCCTTGAGCACTCAGCCCTGGCAATAAATCACAAGCTGGAGGTCAAG TACATAGACTCTGCAGACCTGGAGACTACGACTCTGCAAGACGAACCAGTGAAATATCACGAGGCCTGGCaaaaactctgcagctctga tggtGTGTTGGTACCAGGAGGTTTCGGTGTGAGAGGGACAGAAGGAAAGATGCTGGCTATTAGCTGGGCGAGGAAGCAGAATAAGCCGTTCCTGG GAGTATGCTTGGGCATGCAGCTGGCTGTGTGCGAGTTTGCCCGCAACGTTCTTGGATGGGAAG ATGCAAACTCCACCGAATTCAACCCTGACTCCAAATACCCCGTG GTGATTGACATGCCGGAGCACAACCCAGGGCAGATGGGTGGGACTATGAGGTTGGGGAAGAGGCGGACGATTTTCAAGTCCAACACCAGTGTACTGA AAAAACTGTACGGAGGTTTCGATTATGTTGAGGAGCggcacagacacagatttgAG GTGAATCCTGAGCTGAAGCAGCATTTTgagaaaaagggttttatttttgttggtCAGGATGTGGAAGGAGAGAGAATGGAGGTCATTGAATTGGAAG GACACTGTTACTTCGTTGGAGTGCAGTATCATCCAGAGTTCACCTCCAGACCCATCAAACCCTCTCCTCCATACTTTGGTCTCCTgctggctgctgcaggaaaactcCAGGGCTACATGGCCAAGGGCTGTCGCCTTTCTCCACG GGACACCTACAGCGACCGCAGCGGCAGCAGCTCTCCTGAAGTGGAGATGTCAGAGCTGAGGTTCCCCTCTTTGTAG